A window from Micromonospora terminaliae encodes these proteins:
- a CDS encoding DNA-directed RNA polymerase subunit beta', with translation MLDVNFFDELRIGLATADDIRQWSHGEVKKPETINYRTLKPEKDGLFCEKIFGPQRDWECYCGKYKRVRFKGIICERCGVEVTRSKVRRERMGHIELAAPVTHIWYFKGVPSRLGYLLDLAPKDLEKIIYFASYVVTSVDAEARHRDLSTIENEILAEKRQAENSRDSEIEKRAAKLEADLAELEAEGAKADVRRKVKEGGEREMRQIRDRAQREIDRLDEVLDTFRKLEPKQLVTDELLYRELRDRFGEYFTGSMGAEAIKALVQNMDLEAEAESLRETIRSGKGQRKIRALKRLKVVAAFQNTRNSPLGMVLDCVPVIPPDLRPMVQLDGGRFATSDLNDLYRRVINRNNRLKRLIDLGAPEIIVNNEKRMLQEAVDALFDNGRRGRPVTGPGNRPLKSLSDMLKGKQGRFRQNLLGKRVDYSGRSVIVVGPKLKLHQCGLPKQMALELFKPFVMKRLVDLNHAQNIKSAKRMVERQRPVVWDVLEEVIGEHPVLLNRAPTLHRLGIQAFEPQLVEGKAIQIHPLVCTAFNADFDGDQMAVHVPLSAEAQAEARILMLSSNNILKPADGKPVTMPTQDMVIGLYHLTHLTPGGQGEGRAFSSDAEARMAYDNRELHLQTPVKIRLRGIVGVDNGAGAEPWVAPEGWVEGEPVTVETTLGRVLFNETLPQGYRFVNYEIRKGQLSAIVNDLAERFPKVALAATLDGLKEAGFHWATWSGVTIGMEDVIAPPRKREILDRYEKEADRIDKQYQRGLMTAEERRGELIEIWTKATNEVAKEMDTALPQENPLWKMINSGARGNLLQLRQIAAIRGLVANPKGEIIPRPIKASYREGLSVLEYFISTHGARKGLADTALRTADSGYLTRRLVDVSQDVIIREEDCGTDRAIPMQIGERLDGKLVVHEHAETSVHARTLADDIKGPDGTVVAQRGQDLNSILVDAIVAAGVETVRVRSVLTCESKLGVCGACYGRSLPTGKTVDVGEAVGIIAAQSIGEPGTQLTMRTFHTGGVAGEDITQGLPRVQEIFEARVPKGKAPIADTPGRIRIEDGERSRKIVVIPDDGSDEIVYDKISKRVRLRAHDGDHVEVGEKLTEGTIDPHELLRILGPRAVQVHLTQEVQEVYRSQGVLIHDKHIEIIIRQMLKRVTVIDSGSTEFLPGVLVDRALFESENRRLVGEGGEPAAGRPVLMGITKASLATDSWLSAASFQETTRVLTDAAIHARSDSLIGLKENVIIGKLIPAGTGISKYRNVRVEPTEEAKAKVYSMTGYPETDYGFGPASGQAVPLDDFDFGSYR, from the coding sequence GTGCTCGACGTCAACTTCTTCGACGAGCTGCGCATTGGCCTCGCCACCGCCGACGACATCCGTCAGTGGTCCCACGGCGAGGTCAAGAAGCCCGAGACCATCAACTACCGCACCCTGAAGCCGGAAAAGGACGGGCTCTTCTGCGAGAAGATCTTCGGTCCGCAGCGGGACTGGGAGTGCTACTGCGGTAAGTACAAGCGGGTCCGCTTCAAGGGCATCATCTGCGAGCGCTGCGGCGTCGAGGTGACCCGCTCCAAGGTTCGCCGCGAGCGGATGGGTCACATCGAGCTGGCCGCTCCGGTGACCCACATCTGGTACTTCAAGGGCGTGCCGAGCCGGCTGGGCTACCTGCTGGACCTCGCCCCCAAGGACCTCGAAAAGATCATCTACTTCGCCTCGTACGTCGTGACGAGCGTGGACGCCGAAGCGCGTCACCGTGACCTCTCGACCATCGAGAACGAGATCCTGGCCGAGAAGCGGCAGGCCGAGAACAGCCGCGACTCGGAGATCGAGAAGCGGGCCGCCAAGCTCGAGGCCGACCTGGCCGAGCTGGAGGCCGAGGGCGCGAAGGCGGACGTCCGGCGCAAGGTCAAGGAGGGCGGAGAGCGCGAGATGCGCCAGATCCGCGACCGGGCCCAGCGCGAGATCGACCGCCTCGACGAGGTCCTCGACACCTTCCGCAAGCTCGAGCCGAAGCAGCTGGTCACCGACGAGCTGCTCTACCGCGAGCTGCGCGACCGCTTCGGCGAGTACTTCACCGGCAGCATGGGCGCCGAGGCCATCAAGGCGCTGGTCCAGAACATGGACCTGGAGGCCGAGGCCGAGAGCCTGCGCGAGACCATCCGGTCCGGCAAGGGCCAGCGGAAGATCCGGGCGCTCAAGCGGCTCAAGGTCGTGGCGGCGTTCCAGAACACCCGCAACTCGCCGCTCGGCATGGTGCTGGACTGCGTCCCGGTCATCCCGCCGGACCTGCGTCCGATGGTGCAGCTGGACGGTGGCCGCTTCGCGACCTCCGACCTGAACGACCTGTACCGCCGCGTGATCAACCGGAACAACCGCCTCAAGCGGCTGATCGACCTCGGCGCGCCCGAGATCATCGTCAACAACGAGAAGCGGATGCTCCAGGAGGCCGTCGACGCGCTGTTCGACAACGGCCGTCGCGGCCGGCCGGTCACCGGTCCGGGCAACCGCCCGCTGAAGTCGCTCTCCGACATGCTCAAGGGCAAGCAGGGCCGGTTCCGCCAGAACCTGCTCGGCAAGCGCGTCGACTACTCCGGCCGTTCGGTCATCGTGGTCGGCCCGAAGCTCAAGCTGCACCAGTGCGGCCTGCCCAAGCAGATGGCGCTGGAGCTGTTCAAGCCGTTCGTGATGAAGCGGCTGGTGGACCTCAACCACGCGCAGAACATCAAGTCCGCCAAGCGGATGGTCGAGCGGCAGCGGCCGGTCGTGTGGGACGTGCTGGAAGAGGTCATCGGTGAGCACCCGGTCCTGCTGAACCGGGCGCCGACCCTGCACCGGCTGGGCATCCAGGCCTTCGAGCCGCAGCTGGTCGAGGGCAAGGCCATCCAGATCCACCCGCTGGTCTGCACCGCGTTCAACGCCGACTTCGACGGTGACCAGATGGCGGTCCACGTGCCGCTGTCCGCCGAGGCCCAGGCCGAGGCGCGGATCCTGATGCTGTCGTCGAACAACATCCTCAAGCCGGCCGACGGCAAGCCGGTCACCATGCCCACCCAGGACATGGTCATCGGCCTCTACCACCTCACCCACCTCACCCCGGGTGGGCAGGGCGAGGGCCGGGCGTTCAGCTCGGACGCCGAGGCGCGGATGGCGTACGACAACCGTGAGCTGCACCTGCAGACCCCGGTCAAGATCCGCCTGCGGGGCATCGTCGGTGTCGACAACGGCGCCGGCGCCGAGCCGTGGGTCGCGCCCGAGGGCTGGGTCGAGGGCGAGCCGGTGACGGTGGAGACCACCCTGGGCCGGGTCCTGTTCAACGAGACGCTGCCGCAGGGCTACCGCTTCGTGAACTACGAGATCCGCAAGGGCCAGCTCTCCGCGATCGTCAACGACCTCGCCGAGCGCTTCCCGAAGGTGGCCCTGGCGGCCACTCTGGACGGGCTCAAGGAGGCCGGCTTCCACTGGGCCACCTGGTCCGGCGTCACCATCGGCATGGAGGACGTCATCGCGCCCCCGCGCAAGCGGGAGATCCTGGACCGGTACGAGAAGGAAGCCGACCGGATCGACAAGCAGTACCAGCGTGGTCTCATGACCGCCGAGGAGCGCCGCGGCGAGCTCATCGAGATCTGGACCAAGGCGACCAACGAGGTCGCCAAGGAGATGGACACCGCGCTGCCGCAGGAGAACCCGCTGTGGAAGATGATCAACTCGGGTGCCCGCGGTAACCTGCTCCAGCTCCGGCAGATCGCGGCGATCCGTGGTCTGGTGGCCAACCCGAAGGGTGAGATCATCCCGCGGCCCATCAAGGCCTCGTACCGGGAGGGTCTGTCCGTGCTGGAGTACTTCATCTCCACGCACGGTGCCCGGAAGGGTCTCGCGGACACCGCCCTGCGTACCGCCGACTCGGGTTACCTGACCCGGCGTCTGGTGGACGTCTCGCAGGACGTCATCATCCGCGAGGAGGACTGCGGCACCGACCGCGCCATCCCGATGCAGATCGGCGAGCGGCTCGACGGCAAGCTGGTCGTGCACGAGCACGCCGAGACCAGCGTGCACGCCCGGACCCTGGCCGACGACATCAAGGGGCCGGACGGCACCGTGGTGGCCCAGCGGGGTCAGGACCTCAACTCGATCCTGGTCGACGCGATCGTGGCGGCCGGGGTGGAGACGGTGCGGGTGCGCAGCGTGCTCACCTGCGAGTCGAAGCTGGGCGTCTGCGGTGCGTGCTACGGCCGCTCGCTGCCGACCGGCAAGACCGTGGACGTCGGCGAGGCGGTCGGCATCATCGCCGCCCAGTCGATCGGTGAGCCGGGTACGCAGCTGACGATGCGTACCTTCCACACCGGTGGTGTCGCGGGTGAGGACATCACCCAGGGTCTGCCCCGTGTCCAGGAGATCTTCGAGGCCCGGGTCCCGAAGGGTAAGGCGCCCATCGCCGACACCCCCGGCCGGATCCGGATCGAGGACGGCGAGCGGTCCCGCAAGATCGTCGTCATCCCGGACGACGGCAGCGACGAGATCGTCTACGACAAGATCTCGAAGCGGGTCCGGCTCCGGGCGCACGACGGCGACCACGTCGAGGTCGGCGAGAAGCTCACCGAGGGCACCATCGACCCGCACGAGCTGCTGCGCATCCTCGGCCCGCGCGCGGTCCAGGTCCACCTGACCCAGGAGGTCCAGGAGGTCTACCGCTCGCAGGGTGTGCTCATCCACGACAAGCACATCGAGATCATCATCCGCCAGATGCTCAAGCGGGTGACGGTCATCGACTCCGGCTCGACCGAGTTCCTGCCGGGCGTGCTGGTCGACCGGGCGCTGTTCGAGTCGGAGAACCGCCGGCTCGTGGGCGAGGGTGGCGAGCCCGCCGCCGGTCGCCCGGTGCTCATGGGTATCACCAAGGCCTCGCTGGCCACGGATTCCTGGCTGTCGGCGGCCTCCTTCCAGGAGACCACCCGGGTGCTGACGGACGCGGCGATCCACGCCCGCAGCGACTCGCTGATCGGCCTCAAGGAGAACGTGATCATCGGTAAGCTCATCCCGGCCGGTACGGGCATCAGCAAGTACCGCAACGTCCGGGTCGAGCCGACCGAGGAGGCGAAGGCCAAGGTCTACTCGATGACCGGCTACCCGGAGACCGACTACGGCTTCGGGCCGGCCAGCGGCCAGGCGGTTCCGCTGGACGACTTCGACTTCGGGTCGTACCGCTAA
- a CDS encoding DNA-directed RNA polymerase subunit beta: MAASRPAKTSRTSSAFAPRRVSFGRITEHLEVPNLLAIQNESFDWLVGNEAWQGRSSDDPHARSGLAEILDEISPIEDFSGTMSLSFSAPRFDEVKASIEECKEKDLTYCAPLFVTAEFTNNTTGEIKSQTVFMGDFPMMTPKGTFIINGTERVVVSQLVRSPGVYFDKQPDKTSDRDLSSVKVIPSRGAWLEFDIDKRDTVGVRIDRKRRQAVTVLLKAIGWSAEQIREKFGWSELMMTTLEKDHIAGQDEALLDIYRKLRPGEPPTRENAQTLLDNLFFNPKRYDVAKVGRYKFNKKLELDVPITTGTLTEDDIVATVEYLCRLHAGEEGYEADDIDHFGNRRLRTVGELIQNQVRVGLSRMERVVRERMTTQDVEAITPQTLINIRPVVAAIKEFFGTSQLSQFMDQTNPLAGLTHRRRLSALGPGGLSRERAGFEVRDVHPSHYGRMCPIETPEGPNIGLIGALSTFARVNPFGFIETPYRKVIDGRVTDQIDYLTADEEDRFVKAQANAPLKADGSFAEDRVLVRRKGGETEDVAPSAVDYMDVSPRQMTSVATAMIPFLEHDDANRALMGANMQRQAVPLVKAEAPLVGTGMEYRAAVDAGDVVVAEVGGVVEDLCADYITVHQDDGHRRTYLLHKFRRSNAGSCVNQKPVVFEGDRVEAGQVIADGPCTDEGEMALGRNLLVAFMTWEGHNYEDAIILSQRLVQQDVLTSIHIEEHEVDARDTKLGPEEITRDIPNVSEEMLADLDERGIIRIGAEVVPGDILVGKVTPKGETELTPEERLLRAIFGEKAREVRDTSLKVPHGETGTVIGVRTFSREDGDELPPGVNELVRVYVAQKRKIQDGDKLAGRHGNKGVISKILPIEDMPFLEDGTPVDIVLNPLGVPSRMNIGQVLETHLGWVAKTGWSVDGDDTEWKRQLRSIEAHESEPDTNVATPVFDGAREEEISGLLASTLPNRDGKQLIGSSGKAQLFDGRSGEPLPDPIAVGYVYILKLNHLVDDKIHARSTGPYSMITQQPLGGKAQFGGQRFGEMECWAMQAYGAAYALQELLTIKSDDVLGRVKVYEAIVKGENIPEPGIPESFKVLLKELQSLCLNVEVLSSDGVALEMRETDDEVFRAAEELGIDLSRREPSSVEEV; encoded by the coding sequence TTGGCAGCTTCCCGCCCTGCGAAGACCAGTCGTACGTCGAGCGCTTTCGCGCCCCGCCGAGTTTCTTTCGGTCGGATTACCGAACACCTCGAGGTCCCCAACCTCCTCGCCATCCAGAACGAGTCCTTCGACTGGCTCGTCGGCAACGAGGCTTGGCAGGGCCGGTCGTCGGACGACCCGCACGCACGCTCGGGTCTCGCGGAGATCCTCGACGAGATCAGTCCCATTGAGGACTTCTCCGGCACCATGTCGCTCTCCTTCTCGGCTCCGCGCTTCGACGAGGTCAAGGCCTCGATCGAGGAGTGCAAGGAGAAGGACCTGACCTACTGCGCGCCGCTGTTCGTGACCGCGGAGTTCACCAACAACACCACTGGCGAGATCAAGAGCCAGACGGTGTTCATGGGTGACTTCCCGATGATGACGCCGAAGGGCACCTTCATCATCAACGGCACCGAGCGCGTCGTGGTCAGCCAGCTCGTCCGCTCGCCGGGCGTCTACTTCGACAAGCAGCCGGACAAGACCTCCGACCGCGACCTCTCCAGCGTCAAGGTCATCCCGAGCCGGGGTGCCTGGCTGGAGTTCGACATCGACAAGCGCGACACGGTCGGCGTACGCATCGACCGCAAGCGCCGGCAGGCCGTCACCGTCCTGCTCAAGGCCATCGGGTGGTCCGCGGAGCAGATCCGCGAGAAGTTCGGCTGGTCCGAGCTCATGATGACCACGCTCGAGAAGGACCACATCGCCGGGCAGGACGAGGCGCTGCTCGACATCTACCGGAAGCTCCGCCCTGGCGAGCCGCCGACCCGTGAGAACGCCCAGACCCTGCTCGACAACCTCTTCTTCAACCCGAAGCGGTACGACGTCGCCAAGGTCGGTCGTTACAAGTTCAACAAGAAGCTCGAGCTGGACGTGCCGATCACCACCGGCACGCTGACCGAGGACGACATCGTCGCCACCGTGGAATACCTCTGCCGGCTGCACGCCGGTGAGGAGGGCTACGAGGCCGACGACATCGACCACTTCGGCAACCGGCGCCTGCGCACCGTGGGCGAGCTGATCCAGAACCAGGTCCGGGTGGGTCTCTCCCGCATGGAGCGGGTCGTCCGCGAGCGGATGACCACCCAGGACGTCGAGGCGATCACGCCGCAGACCCTGATCAACATCCGCCCGGTGGTGGCGGCGATCAAGGAGTTCTTCGGCACGTCGCAGCTGTCCCAGTTCATGGACCAGACCAACCCGCTGGCGGGCCTGACCCACCGGCGCCGGCTGAGCGCGCTCGGCCCGGGTGGTCTGTCCCGGGAGCGGGCCGGCTTCGAGGTCCGTGACGTGCACCCGTCCCACTACGGCCGGATGTGCCCGATCGAGACGCCGGAAGGCCCGAACATCGGCCTGATCGGCGCGCTGTCCACCTTCGCCCGGGTCAACCCGTTCGGCTTCATCGAGACGCCGTACCGGAAGGTCATCGACGGTCGGGTCACCGACCAGATCGACTACCTGACCGCGGACGAGGAGGACCGGTTCGTCAAGGCGCAGGCCAACGCCCCGCTCAAGGCGGACGGTTCGTTCGCCGAGGACCGGGTCCTGGTCCGCCGTAAGGGCGGCGAGACCGAGGACGTGGCGCCGTCGGCCGTCGACTACATGGACGTGTCGCCGCGGCAGATGACCTCGGTCGCGACCGCGATGATCCCGTTCCTCGAGCACGACGACGCCAACCGCGCGCTCATGGGCGCCAACATGCAGCGCCAGGCGGTGCCGCTGGTCAAGGCCGAGGCCCCGCTGGTCGGCACGGGCATGGAGTACCGGGCGGCCGTGGACGCCGGTGACGTCGTCGTCGCCGAGGTCGGCGGTGTGGTCGAGGACCTCTGCGCGGACTACATCACCGTCCACCAGGACGACGGCCACCGCCGGACGTACCTGCTGCACAAGTTCCGCCGCTCCAACGCCGGCTCCTGCGTCAACCAGAAGCCGGTCGTCTTCGAGGGCGACCGCGTCGAGGCCGGCCAGGTCATCGCCGACGGTCCGTGCACCGACGAGGGCGAGATGGCGCTCGGGCGCAACCTGCTCGTGGCGTTCATGACCTGGGAGGGCCACAACTACGAGGACGCGATCATCCTGTCGCAGCGCCTCGTGCAGCAGGACGTGCTCACCTCGATCCACATCGAGGAGCACGAGGTCGACGCCCGGGACACCAAGCTCGGCCCGGAGGAGATCACCCGCGACATCCCGAACGTCAGCGAGGAAATGCTCGCCGACCTCGACGAGCGCGGCATCATCCGGATCGGCGCCGAGGTCGTCCCCGGCGACATCCTGGTCGGCAAGGTCACCCCGAAGGGTGAGACCGAGCTGACCCCCGAGGAGCGGCTGCTCCGCGCGATCTTCGGCGAGAAGGCGCGCGAGGTCCGGGACACCTCGCTGAAGGTGCCGCACGGCGAGACCGGCACGGTCATCGGTGTGCGTACCTTCTCCCGCGAGGACGGCGACGAGCTGCCCCCGGGCGTGAACGAGCTGGTCCGGGTCTACGTGGCCCAGAAGCGCAAGATCCAGGACGGTGACAAGCTCGCGGGCCGCCACGGCAACAAGGGCGTCATCTCCAAGATCCTGCCGATCGAGGACATGCCGTTCCTGGAGGACGGCACCCCGGTCGACATCGTGCTGAACCCCCTCGGTGTGCCGTCCCGGATGAACATCGGTCAGGTCCTGGAGACCCACCTCGGGTGGGTGGCCAAGACCGGCTGGAGCGTGGACGGCGACGACACCGAGTGGAAGCGCCAGCTCCGCTCGATCGAGGCGCACGAGTCCGAGCCCGACACCAACGTGGCCACTCCGGTCTTCGACGGTGCCCGGGAGGAGGAGATCTCCGGTCTGCTCGCGTCGACCCTGCCCAACCGGGACGGCAAGCAGCTGATCGGCTCCTCCGGCAAGGCGCAGCTGTTCGACGGTCGCTCCGGCGAGCCGCTGCCGGACCCGATCGCGGTCGGTTACGTCTACATCCTCAAGCTCAACCACCTGGTCGACGACAAGATCCACGCCCGGTCGACCGGCCCGTACTCGATGATCACGCAGCAGCCGCTGGGTGGTAAGGCGCAGTTCGGTGGCCAGCGCTTCGGTGAGATGGAGTGCTGGGCCATGCAGGCGTACGGCGCCGCCTACGCCCTGCAGGAGCTGCTGACCATCAAGTCCGACGACGTCCTCGGCCGGGTGAAGGTCTACGAGGCGATCGTCAAGGGCGAGAACATCCCGGAGCCGGGCATCCCGGAGTCGTTCAAGGTGCTGCTCAAGGAGCTGCAGTCGCTGTGCCTCAACGTCGAGGTGCTCTCCAGCGACGGCGTGGCCCTCGAGATGCGCGAGACCGACGACGAGGTGTTCCGGGCCGCGGAGGAGCTGGGCATCGACCTGTCCCGGCGCGAGCCGAGCTCGGTCGAAGAGGTCTGA
- the rplL gene encoding 50S ribosomal protein L7/L12, with product MAKLSTDELLDAFKEMTLIELSEFVKQFEETFEVTAAAPVAVAAAGGPGAPAAEAEPEKDEFDVILDADGGKKIQVIKVVRELTGLGLKEAKDLVEAAPKPVLEKVNKETADKAKAKLEGEGAKVTLK from the coding sequence ATGGCGAAGCTCAGCACCGACGAGCTGCTCGACGCGTTCAAGGAGATGACGCTGATCGAGCTCTCCGAGTTCGTGAAGCAGTTCGAGGAGACCTTCGAGGTCACCGCCGCGGCTCCGGTCGCCGTCGCCGCCGCCGGCGGCCCGGGCGCCCCGGCCGCCGAGGCCGAGCCGGAGAAGGACGAGTTCGACGTCATCCTCGACGCCGACGGTGGCAAGAAGATCCAGGTCATCAAGGTCGTGCGCGAGCTGACCGGCCTGGGCCTCAAGGAGGCCAAGGACCTGGTCGAGGCCGCCCCGAAGCCGGTCCTGGAGAAGGTCAACAAGGAGACCGCCGACAAGGCCAAGGCCAAGCTCGAGGGCGAGGGCGCCAAGGTCACCCTCAAGTGA
- the rplJ gene encoding 50S ribosomal protein L10 → MADKPIRADKATAVAELTESFRTAGATVLTEYRGLTVSQLTQLRRSLGKETSYTVAKNTLAKRAASEAGISGLDELFTGPTALTFVSGDVVEAAKGLRDFAKANPKLVIKGGVFEGKAISAAEVTKLADLESREVLLAKLAGAMKGNLSKAAALFQAPLAKTARLAAALQDKREKEGAEAA, encoded by the coding sequence ATGGCGGACAAGCCGATCCGGGCCGACAAGGCCACGGCCGTCGCCGAGCTGACCGAGAGCTTCCGCACCGCGGGAGCGACCGTGCTGACCGAGTACCGCGGGCTCACGGTTTCGCAGCTCACGCAGCTGCGGCGCTCGCTCGGCAAGGAGACCAGCTACACGGTCGCGAAGAACACGCTGGCCAAGCGTGCCGCGAGCGAGGCGGGCATCTCCGGCCTCGACGAGCTGTTCACCGGTCCTACCGCGCTGACTTTCGTTTCGGGCGACGTCGTCGAGGCGGCGAAGGGGCTTCGCGACTTCGCGAAGGCCAACCCGAAGCTCGTCATCAAGGGCGGTGTCTTCGAGGGCAAGGCCATTTCCGCGGCCGAGGTCACGAAGCTCGCTGACCTGGAGTCCCGCGAGGTGCTGCTGGCGAAGCTGGCCGGCGCCATGAAGGGCAACCTGAGCAAGGCCGCGGCCCTGTTCCAGGCTCCGCTCGCCAAGACCGCGCGTCTGGCGGCCGCTCTGCAGGACAAGCGCGAGAAGGAGGGCGCCGAGGCGGCCTGA